The DNA sequence GATCAGGCGCTGGAGCTTGCGAGTCTGCTCGCGACCCTCGGCATCGACCCGATCGCCGTCACGCACCTTGAACGAGAGGTCGTTGTTCAACCGCAGTCCGATCGACTGACTCCGTTGCTGGTCGTCACCGAGCTTCGGACGGAAGCTGTGGGTGGCCGAGTACGAGACCTGATGCCGGATCGCCCGCAACGCCCCGATGCGCGCCGGAAACACACCGAACAGGTCGGATTGGATCGAATTGTTGAACGACAGCGACGGACGGGTGTCGGACTCGTCGACACTGCGGCTGCGCTCGGGGTCGGCCACGAAGATCTCGCGGTCCTCGCCGTCGGGACCGGTCACCGCGACCCTCTCGTAGACGTCGAGTTCCGAGCGCGTGTAGCTCCAGGCCTCCGAGAAGTTCGCCGAGCTGGTCAACTTGAAGGGCCCGACACTGTCGGGCGAGTAGGTCAGACCGAAGCGGCCATTCGCGTTCCAGCGGTTCTCGAAGCCGTTCTCGGTCGTGTTGCGCTGGAACGAACCGCTGTAGCCCTGCCTGAACTGGATGTCGCGCAGGAGGTTCGCGATCGCCGGACTGCTGTCGCGCTTGCGTCCGCCCAGAAGCGGTCCGGTCTTGAAACCCAGGCTCATGTTGGTGGTCAGGTCGACCAGGCGGTTGTTCGTGGTGGGGTCGTCGTCCTCGGAGTTCGGACGTTGGGTCCGGTTCACACCGAGGCTCAGCGATGCGCCGTTGTCGAAACTGCGGCTGACGTTGGCGCGGCTGCGTAGCTCGCTCTCGAGCACGGTGTTCGCCTGCGCGTCGTTGAGGTTCGTGGTGAGATCCGAGCTCGAGAGCTCGACATTGGCATTCGCTCTCCACACGTCGAACAGGTCGGGCTGGTTGTGATTGGCCCGCAATCGCCACTCGTCGCCGAAGCGTCCACCCGTCGGTTGTTCGAAGCGGCGCAGGTAGGTGAAGTCGACGTTCCCGCTCATTCCGTAGCGCACGTTGTACACGTTCTCGATCTGGAAACTCGCCTCGCGGCGTTCGTTGAAGTCGAACTCGAAGCGAAAGTCCGTGTACTCGTTCGTGGCCCAGTAGTAGCCGAAATCACGCACGTAGCGTCCCTCGCGGCTGTTCACACCCACGTTGATCCGTGGGAACAGGATGCCCGACCGCCGACCGCGCTTCAGGTCCTTGTAGAAGAAGGGGAGCGTCATGAGCGGAATGTCGCTCACGTAGAAGGTGACCTGCCGGGCGACGACGCTCTGGCCGACCTTCAGCTTCATCTTCTGTGCGTGGAAGTGATAGTGCGGTTCTTCGAGCTCGCACTCGGTGTAGATCCCGTCCTCGGCGAGCAGGGTGTTCGAGTCGATCCGACGACCGTGGCGGATGGTGTAGAAGCCCTGGTCGAAACGCGTGGCGCCGTCGGCCACGGCACCCGTCTGCGGATCGAACAGGTAGCCCATGCGGTCGCCCACGAGCTCGCTGTTCGCATCGACCAACCGGGGGTCTCCCTCGGCCAGGAGTTCGCGGGCATCGGTGTCGAAGTACACGTCGTCGGCGAACAGCTCGAGCGCGTCGTTCTTCACCTTCGCCTGGTCCGAGATGTGGATGCGTCCGCGCTGGACCTCGAAGAGCGTGCTCTGTCCGGTGTACTCGACGACGTCGGCGAGCGACTCGAAGTCCACGCGTCCGCTCGGGGAGACCGCGCCGGCGGCCAGCATGGAATCGGCCTCGGCCGCAGAGACGGAATCGGCGATCGCGTCCACCGCCAGCACCGAGTCGGGCGGAACGCCCAGACGGTCGGCCTCTTCGGCGCGCAGGGAGTCCTCGGTCGCCTCGTGCTCTTCGAGGAGCCCCTCGATGGTGCGACGCTCGAGGTAGCGGTAGACACCCGAAACCTGTCCCTCGACGTTCACCCGATCGACCTTGCCCTCGGCGAAGGTGATGTCGATGGCCCGGCCCTCGACCTCGTTCACCGAGATCGTCGAGGTCT is a window from the Candidatus Krumholzibacteriia bacterium genome containing:
- a CDS encoding putative LPS assembly protein LptD, yielding MPWKDQRRGRARTSPPAVALAVALILAGVSVTTAQIAPPMRNYGGDRLESRMLPSGERVTEFIGNAYFEDQDLRADGDLGRYFGERRLLEIVGDVVVRSDSLDMWTDSLRVFREEGKGFAYGSVRIETQDGAIGIGDRARYDREAEWLTLLDDARVIDGPNVIEGDSILIRQAEGTMEAWGSVKVVDEINRSVVEGRHGFFDRESGLAVVDSLPVFRSRRGTGPITTVESDWLAFDQAEDLSTAIGDVDFVQGATQAHADTARFYGEDLLVLNGAPSVQREGRVMSGEEIQFTYVQGDLERIEVHGQASLVDSTPDTLSREFTGIPLANTLSGDTLVVIVTEGEITRTSVRGNARSEYLPEDQTSTISVNEVEGRAIDITFAEGKVDRVNVEGQVSGVYRYLERRTIEGLLEEHEATEDSLRAEEADRLGVPPDSVLAVDAIADSVSAAEADSMLAAGAVSPSGRVDFESLADVVEYTGQSTLFEVQRGRIHISDQAKVKNDALELFADDVYFDTDARELLAEGDPRLVDANSELVGDRMGYLFDPQTGAVADGATRFDQGFYTIRHGRRIDSNTLLAEDGIYTECELEEPHYHFHAQKMKLKVGQSVVARQVTFYVSDIPLMTLPFFYKDLKRGRRSGILFPRINVGVNSREGRYVRDFGYYWATNEYTDFRFEFDFNERREASFQIENVYNVRYGMSGNVDFTYLRRFEQPTGGRFGDEWRLRANHNQPDLFDVWRANANVELSSSDLTTNLNDAQANTVLESELRSRANVSRSFDNGASLSLGVNRTQRPNSEDDDPTTNNRLVDLTTNMSLGFKTGPLLGGRKRDSSPAIANLLRDIQFRQGYSGSFQRNTTENGFENRWNANGRFGLTYSPDSVGPFKLTSSANFSEAWSYTRSELDVYERVAVTGPDGEDREIFVADPERSRSVDESDTRPSLSFNNSIQSDLFGVFPARIGALRAIRHQVSYSATHSFRPKLGDDQQRSQSIGLRLNNDLSFKVRDGDRVDAEGREQTRKLQRLITWSLNTSVNPEADPGEKWSPISSAVSIRPGVTQAVTFSMNQSIDPYTFDVTSTRMSSTLRLRGDFDLGGVLRAREERENRLLERLPDAPPDSAAIDSLQDYDPDDDFLTDEEERLEREQWLETGDGNRLPWDLNIRGSLTQTRQADGSTTTRANTSLSANLSLPGEWKLRYSAGFDVERGEFTNQSWSLNRRLHHWRLEFRSEVAGIGSFSRETEFGFRLYLEPLPDISVDRGSLARGGGFGNRMSGF